A DNA window from Acinetobacter sp. 10FS3-1 contains the following coding sequences:
- a CDS encoding nucleotide sugar dehydrogenase encodes MKVAILGRTLFSGVFAALLSECGHQVVWCNSFTTDEPPPNFQDESLNFLLQKQEQSRFLNYCDFQHLDFNQDVFFLSFNPTEETLALQVVDTLSHACFAHPKLMINASTLGLQGTQRFQHSLPNDDWVYLPDIIQEGNAVQSFVQASQLIVGCDRQEVQLKIKELLRPLFPRAQQYLFMPILDAEFTKLSISGMLATRISYMNDLARVAEKLGIDIEQVRQGMTADSRIGAAYLFPGVGFGGENFSHDIRTLTHAVADSGVKSQLLGQVWEINEQQKEFLFRKLWNYFRGDLQGKVIAIWGAAFKENTPSIQQSPVHAMLEALWAQGVTVQLHDPQALANIQSRYGTRDDLILCEDQYQAAEGAHALCLLTAWKQYSSPDYLHLSKLMQHPLILDGRNLYDPAYSKARGFNYIGVGR; translated from the coding sequence ATGAAGGTCGCAATATTAGGAAGAACGCTGTTTTCAGGGGTATTTGCTGCTCTTTTGTCTGAATGCGGTCATCAGGTGGTGTGGTGTAATAGCTTTACAACCGATGAACCGCCGCCGAATTTTCAGGATGAGTCCTTAAATTTTCTGCTCCAAAAGCAGGAGCAATCCCGGTTTTTAAATTATTGTGACTTTCAGCATCTGGATTTTAATCAGGATGTGTTTTTTCTGAGTTTTAATCCAACTGAAGAAACACTGGCCCTCCAGGTGGTCGATACCTTAAGCCATGCCTGCTTTGCACATCCGAAACTGATGATTAATGCATCTACCTTGGGCTTACAAGGCACACAGCGCTTTCAGCACTCTCTTCCCAATGATGATTGGGTTTATCTGCCTGATATTATTCAGGAAGGTAATGCTGTACAGAGTTTTGTACAGGCCAGCCAACTGATTGTAGGCTGTGACCGTCAAGAAGTGCAGCTCAAAATTAAAGAACTGCTCAGACCTCTATTTCCGCGTGCCCAGCAATACCTGTTTATGCCGATTCTCGATGCAGAATTTACCAAGCTCAGTATTTCCGGCATGCTGGCGACCCGCATCAGTTATATGAATGATCTGGCCCGGGTTGCCGAAAAACTCGGCATTGATATTGAGCAGGTCCGTCAGGGCATGACCGCAGATAGCCGGATTGGGGCTGCCTACCTGTTCCCGGGCGTGGGCTTTGGCGGTGAAAACTTTTCTCATGATATCCGCACGCTCACCCATGCTGTAGCAGACTCGGGAGTGAAGAGCCAGTTGCTGGGGCAGGTCTGGGAAATTAATGAGCAGCAGAAGGAATTTTTATTTCGCAAGCTGTGGAATTATTTCCGGGGAGATTTACAAGGCAAAGTGATTGCGATCTGGGGGGCTGCCTTTAAGGAAAATACCCCGAGTATCCAGCAGTCTCCGGTGCATGCCATGCTGGAAGCCTTATGGGCACAGGGGGTGACGGTGCAACTGCATGACCCTCAAGCCCTGGCCAATATCCAGTCTCGATATGGCACACGAGATGACCTGATTTTATGTGAGGATCAATATCAGGCCGCTGAAGGGGCACATGCCCTGTGTTTGCTGACTGCCTGGAAACAATACAGCAGTCCGGACTATCTGCACTTAAGTAAACTGATGCAACATCCCCTGATTCTGGATGGACGTAATCTCTATGACCCTGCTTATAGCAAGGCACGTGGTTTTAACTATATCGGGGTGGGACGCTAA
- the pgi gene encoding glucose-6-phosphate isomerase has protein sequence MLDQLKNPQTEDLYKKLYAVKNEIESLHLRQLFEADPTRFKQYSLQFEQVIFDYSKHRINQQVMQHLIQWAEANHLRSWIGDLFSTQSINYTEQRAAMHWALRLPKNDSRHAEQAAEVHEQLDRMYMLVEQIHAGQRRGATGEVIQDVVNIGVGGSDLGPLMVTHALSDFKYPSARPLNVHFVSTMDGSQLSDLLHQLRPETTLFIISSKSFGTIDTLSNAQTVRLWLEKALGQHPYILKHHFIGVSTKPEKMTAWGIAAENQLLLWDWVGGRYSLWSCIGLPIALSIGVEGFKQLLAGAYAVDQHFQYQPLEQNIPVLMGLLGAWNTNFLNIQTHAILPYDGRLKYFASYLQQLEMESNGKSIQRNGDKVQLDTCPIIWGEVGPNAQHAFYQLLHQGTQAVSCDFIAPIQRYNSQQFTYADNAESLIEQHHLALSNCLAQSRLLAFGNDALDQTELQNLPSYKQYEGNQPSSTLLLQELNPYSLGMLIALYEHKVFVQSVLWNINPFDQWGVEKGKEIANQLLPILNGEQTDLKGLDGSTQGLIQILLGKQHG, from the coding sequence ATGTTAGATCAGCTGAAAAATCCTCAAACTGAAGATCTGTATAAAAAACTCTATGCGGTTAAAAATGAAATTGAATCGCTACATTTAAGACAGCTGTTTGAAGCGGACCCGACACGCTTTAAGCAATATTCCCTGCAGTTTGAACAGGTCATTTTTGACTATAGTAAACACCGGATCAATCAGCAGGTAATGCAGCACCTGATTCAATGGGCAGAAGCCAACCATCTGCGCTCCTGGATTGGAGACTTATTTTCAACCCAGAGCATCAATTATACTGAACAGCGTGCTGCCATGCATTGGGCTTTACGCCTGCCCAAAAACGATTCGCGACATGCCGAGCAGGCCGCAGAAGTGCATGAACAACTGGACCGCATGTATATGCTGGTCGAGCAGATTCATGCAGGACAGCGCCGTGGTGCCACGGGTGAAGTCATTCAGGATGTGGTGAATATTGGCGTCGGTGGATCAGACCTGGGACCATTGATGGTGACGCATGCCCTGTCCGACTTTAAATATCCGTCTGCCCGGCCGCTAAATGTACATTTCGTTTCGACCATGGATGGCAGTCAGTTATCAGATCTGCTGCATCAGCTGCGTCCAGAAACCACCCTGTTTATTATTTCTTCCAAGTCTTTTGGAACGATTGATACCTTATCTAATGCCCAGACGGTGCGTTTATGGCTGGAAAAGGCGTTGGGACAGCATCCTTATATTTTAAAGCATCATTTTATCGGGGTATCCACCAAGCCTGAAAAAATGACCGCATGGGGGATTGCAGCAGAGAACCAGCTACTGTTATGGGATTGGGTCGGTGGCCGTTATTCTCTCTGGTCCTGTATCGGTTTGCCTATTGCTTTAAGCATTGGGGTCGAGGGTTTTAAACAGCTGCTTGCCGGTGCTTATGCAGTGGACCAGCATTTTCAGTATCAGCCCCTGGAACAGAATATTCCGGTGCTGATGGGACTATTGGGGGCCTGGAATACCAATTTTCTGAATATTCAGACCCATGCGATTCTGCCTTATGACGGACGCTTAAAATATTTTGCCTCTTATTTACAGCAGCTGGAAATGGAATCGAATGGGAAATCGATTCAACGCAACGGCGACAAGGTGCAACTGGATACCTGCCCGATTATTTGGGGCGAAGTCGGACCGAATGCCCAGCACGCATTCTATCAGTTATTGCATCAGGGAACCCAAGCGGTCAGCTGTGACTTTATTGCACCCATTCAGCGTTATAACAGCCAGCAGTTTACTTATGCAGATAATGCAGAGTCTTTAATTGAACAGCATCATCTGGCGCTGTCTAACTGTCTGGCCCAGTCGCGCTTATTGGCATTTGGCAATGATGCTCTGGATCAGACCGAGCTGCAAAACCTGCCAAGCTACAAGCAGTATGAAGGCAACCAGCCTAGCAGCACGCTTTTATTACAGGAACTTAATCCTTATAGTCTGGGGATGCTGATTGCCTTGTACGAACATAAAGTCTTTGTGCAGTCGGTGCTCTGGAATATTAATCCATTTGACCAGTGGGGCGTCGAAAAAGGCAAGGAGATTGCCAATCAGCTCCTGCCGATCCTGAATGGGGAGCAGACGGATTTGAAGGGTCTGGATGGTTCGACTCAAGGTTTAATTCAGATTTTATTAGGAAAGCAGCATGGCTAA
- the galE gene encoding UDP-glucose 4-epimerase GalE yields MANILVTGGAGYIGSHTCVELLTAGHEVIVLDNLSNSSAESLRRVQQLTHKNLTFVEGDIRDSQLLDRLFQDNPVDAVIHFAGLKAVGESQQIPLAYFDNNIAGSISLVQAMQRAGVFKLVFSSSATVYGEHNPSPYQEEMPIGMPNNNYGYTKLVVEQMLEKAAIADTRWSIALLRYFNPVGAHKSGKIGEDPQGIPNNLMPYVTQVAVGRRDKLAIFGQDYPTPDGTCERDFIHVVDLAKAHVLAIQNRLEHQGCRAWNIGTGQPISVLAIKNTFEAVNQVQVPFEFAPRRMGDLASFYADSQRAYQELGWKAELSLQDMLADSWNWQKQNPEGYR; encoded by the coding sequence ATGGCTAATATTTTAGTGACGGGTGGGGCGGGTTATATCGGCTCACATACCTGCGTAGAGTTATTGACTGCCGGTCATGAAGTGATTGTGCTGGATAATTTATCCAATAGTTCTGCTGAATCTTTAAGACGTGTCCAGCAGTTGACGCACAAAAATCTGACATTTGTTGAAGGCGATATTCGAGACAGCCAGCTACTCGATCGGCTGTTTCAGGACAATCCCGTGGATGCTGTAATTCATTTTGCCGGTTTAAAGGCGGTAGGCGAGAGCCAGCAAATTCCACTGGCCTATTTCGATAACAATATTGCCGGATCCATCAGCCTGGTGCAGGCCATGCAGCGCGCCGGTGTATTTAAGCTGGTGTTTAGTTCATCAGCCACCGTCTACGGAGAGCATAACCCTTCTCCTTATCAGGAGGAGATGCCAATAGGTATGCCGAATAATAATTATGGCTATACCAAGCTCGTAGTTGAGCAGATGCTAGAGAAAGCTGCAATTGCAGATACGCGTTGGTCGATTGCCTTGCTGCGTTATTTTAACCCGGTGGGTGCCCATAAAAGCGGGAAGATCGGTGAAGATCCTCAAGGAATCCCCAATAATCTGATGCCGTATGTGACGCAGGTGGCGGTGGGTCGTCGGGACAAACTGGCTATTTTTGGTCAAGATTATCCTACCCCTGATGGAACCTGTGAACGTGATTTTATTCATGTGGTGGATTTGGCCAAAGCCCATGTACTGGCCATCCAGAACCGTTTGGAACATCAAGGCTGCCGTGCCTGGAATATTGGTACGGGTCAGCCTATTTCAGTATTGGCAATCAAAAACACTTTTGAAGCAGTGAACCAGGTTCAAGTTCCATTTGAGTTTGCACCACGACGTATGGGTGATTTGGCAAGTTTCTATGCTGATAGCCAGCGCGCTTATCAAGAGCTGGGATGGAAGGCTGAATTATCTTTACAAGATATGCTCGCAGATAGCTGGAACTGGCAAAAGCA
- a CDS encoding sugar transferase codes for MLKRLLDIIIASIALILLSPLYAFVAYKVKKNLGSPVLFRQVRPGLHGKPFEMIKFRTMKDAVDEQGNPLPDSERLTPFGQMLRSTSLDEMPELWNVIKGDMSIVGPRPLLMEYLPLYSPEQAKRHDVRPGMTGHAQVNGRNAIGWEEKFKLDTWYVENQSIWLDFKIMFKTVHKVLAKDDISAEGEATMSKFTGTKTDKNHD; via the coding sequence ATGCTAAAACGCCTTCTCGATATTATCATCGCCTCCATTGCCCTAATCCTGCTTTCACCACTTTATGCCTTTGTAGCTTATAAAGTGAAAAAGAATCTTGGTTCGCCAGTATTATTTCGCCAGGTGCGTCCCGGCTTACATGGCAAGCCCTTTGAGATGATCAAATTCCGAACCATGAAAGATGCTGTGGACGAGCAGGGTAATCCATTGCCCGACAGTGAACGCTTAACCCCATTTGGTCAAATGTTGCGTTCTACCAGTCTGGATGAAATGCCAGAACTGTGGAACGTGATTAAAGGCGATATGAGTATTGTCGGCCCACGCCCATTACTGATGGAATATCTGCCGCTTTACAGCCCTGAACAGGCCAAACGCCATGATGTAAGACCGGGCATGACCGGTCACGCGCAGGTCAATGGCCGCAATGCGATTGGCTGGGAAGAAAAATTTAAACTTGATACCTGGTATGTCGAAAATCAGTCGATTTGGCTCGACTTTAAAATCATGTTTAAAACGGTACATAAAGTTTTAGCAAAAGATGATATCAGTGCCGAGGGTGAAGCGACCATGAGCAAATTTACTGGTACAAAAACGGACAAGAACCATGACTGA
- a CDS encoding acetyltransferase → MTEIYAVYGASGCGRSLMPVARQQLQRQNINAEIYFIDDSLIEEIAINGHTALNYAAFKNLKADRKSVLIAIANSQIREKIAIQLEQDAIELWTVQADNVVRMDDIEIAPGAALSPFVTLTSNIKIGKCFHANLYSYVEHDCIIGDYVTFAPGVKCNGNIHIEDHAYIGTGVVIKQGTPDKPLVIGKGAVVGMGAVVTKSVPPGVTVIGNPARILEKK, encoded by the coding sequence ATGACTGAAATCTATGCCGTCTATGGTGCTTCCGGTTGTGGCCGAAGCTTGATGCCTGTGGCCCGCCAACAATTACAGCGTCAGAATATAAATGCCGAAATCTATTTTATTGATGACAGTTTGATTGAAGAAATAGCGATTAACGGTCATACAGCATTAAATTATGCAGCATTTAAAAATCTAAAGGCGGATAGAAAGTCAGTTCTCATTGCGATTGCCAATAGTCAGATCCGTGAAAAAATTGCGATACAACTTGAACAAGATGCAATTGAGCTATGGACGGTTCAGGCAGATAATGTCGTGCGTATGGATGACATAGAGATTGCCCCAGGTGCTGCCCTAAGCCCATTTGTAACCCTCACCTCTAATATCAAGATTGGCAAATGTTTTCATGCTAATTTATATAGTTATGTAGAGCATGACTGTATCATTGGTGATTATGTCACCTTTGCTCCCGGGGTGAAATGCAATGGCAATATCCATATCGAGGACCATGCCTATATTGGTACAGGTGTCGTGATCAAACAGGGTACACCTGACAAACCTTTGGTGATTGGCAAGGGTGCCGTAGTCGGTATGGGCGCAGTAGTCACCAAAAGCGTACCACCGGGCGTCACGGTGATCGGTAATCCGGCACGAATTCTAGAGAAAAAATAA
- the galU gene encoding UTP--glucose-1-phosphate uridylyltransferase GalU, with translation MIKKAILPVAGLGTRFLPASKSIPKEMVTVVDRPAIEYVVKEAIAAGIEQIILVTHSSKASIENYFDRNFELETTLAQKQKTDLLKEITEILPAGVSVMSVRQPQPLGLGHAVLCAKAVIGEDDFAVLLPDVLVKDQQQQNDLSRMIQHYEQSQAAQIMVEAVPEHLVDQYGIVDVAHSPAEGESIVMQGIVEKPAIGMAPSNLSVVGRYILPAKIMQLLEQTPKGAGNEIQLTDAIALLQQTDPVEAYRMQGQTFDCGSKLGYLKAVLHYGIDHPQLGAEFKALIQELAQ, from the coding sequence ATGATTAAGAAGGCGATTTTACCTGTTGCAGGTTTGGGTACCCGTTTTTTACCGGCCAGTAAATCGATTCCAAAAGAAATGGTCACGGTGGTTGACCGTCCTGCAATTGAATATGTGGTGAAAGAAGCAATTGCTGCCGGGATTGAACAGATTATTTTAGTCACGCACAGTTCCAAAGCATCGATTGAAAATTATTTTGACCGTAATTTTGAACTCGAAACCACCCTGGCGCAAAAACAGAAAACCGATTTGCTGAAGGAAATTACTGAAATTTTGCCGGCGGGCGTGAGTGTGATGAGTGTACGTCAGCCGCAGCCCTTAGGTCTGGGCCATGCGGTCCTGTGTGCCAAAGCCGTGATTGGCGAGGATGATTTTGCGGTATTGCTGCCTGATGTACTGGTCAAAGATCAGCAGCAACAAAATGACCTGTCCCGTATGATCCAGCATTATGAGCAGTCACAGGCTGCCCAGATTATGGTCGAGGCTGTGCCTGAGCATCTGGTCGACCAGTACGGCATTGTGGATGTCGCGCATTCGCCAGCAGAAGGCGAAAGCATCGTGATGCAGGGGATTGTAGAAAAACCGGCCATCGGAATGGCTCCTTCTAATCTGTCAGTGGTTGGCCGTTATATTCTGCCGGCAAAAATCATGCAGCTGCTGGAGCAAACTCCCAAAGGTGCAGGCAATGAAATCCAGCTGACCGATGCGATTGCCCTGTTACAGCAAACCGATCCGGTTGAAGCTTATCGTATGCAAGGCCAGACTTTTGACTGCGGCAGCAAGCTGGGTTATCTCAAGGCGGTTTTACACTATGGGATTGATCATCCTCAACTTGGAGCTGAGTTTAAGGCACTGATTCAGGAACTTGCACAATAA
- a CDS encoding polysaccharide biosynthesis protein yields MKSIILPLVESPRTAKKIFLVALDFCIFPVLIWLCYAIRQFDLGAEVVPNIPFGALWVSAIAVVALLVSGSYQFIVRTFNEFFIVKLGLATILTVTGLYLLAYSTHAFIPTSIPLMFGFMMFAWVWLSRGVIRLIVRSYLQSGIPKKRIAIYGAGDAGQQVAATLYRSDEHLPVFFIDDNLSLSGQNIGGIPVYTPQVALKCLAKLGIDEILVALPSVGRSRKSEIIKFLEPAHLKITEIPGLTKLVNGEIRVSDIQEIDIIDLLGRDPVPPVAELLEKNIKHKVVMVTGAGGSIGSELCRQIIKNQPAKIVIYELTEFALYSIEKELRLTASCEIIPILGSVLEEAKLERVIEQYQVQTVYHAAAYKHVPLVECNPLAGLKNNAVGTAFSVNAAVKKGVETFVLISTDKAVRPTNVMGATKRMAELYCQAMAEAQDQTQISIVRFGNVLGSSGSVVPLFKQQISKGGPITVTHPDVTRFFMTIPEASQLVIQAGALGQGGDVFLLDMGEPVRIQDLARQMIALSGLKVREAGSQAGDIEIQYSGLRPGEKLYEELLIDADNTEVTQHSRILRSYEKMYPLDELLQVFERFNALTAVQSDIDWALSQLEHYVDGYQRGKEVKVN; encoded by the coding sequence GTGAAATCAATCATCCTACCTTTAGTCGAATCTCCTCGTACTGCCAAAAAGATCTTCTTGGTAGCACTTGATTTTTGTATTTTCCCTGTGCTGATCTGGCTATGTTATGCCATTCGCCAGTTCGATCTGGGCGCAGAAGTGGTTCCCAATATTCCTTTTGGTGCGCTTTGGGTAAGTGCAATTGCTGTCGTGGCCCTCTTGGTGAGCGGAAGCTACCAGTTTATTGTTCGTACGTTTAATGAATTTTTTATTGTTAAACTCGGGCTGGCGACCATTCTGACCGTAACAGGCTTGTATTTACTGGCTTATAGCACCCATGCTTTTATTCCAACATCCATCCCCCTGATGTTTGGCTTTATGATGTTTGCCTGGGTCTGGTTGAGTCGTGGGGTAATTCGCCTGATTGTGCGCTCCTATTTACAGTCCGGTATACCCAAAAAACGAATTGCGATTTATGGCGCAGGGGATGCCGGGCAGCAAGTGGCAGCCACCTTGTACCGTTCCGATGAGCATTTACCGGTATTTTTTATAGATGATAATCTTTCTTTAAGTGGGCAGAATATTGGCGGAATACCCGTCTATACGCCCCAGGTTGCGCTCAAATGTCTGGCTAAACTGGGGATTGATGAAATTCTGGTTGCCCTGCCTTCGGTTGGGCGTAGCCGTAAAAGTGAAATTATCAAGTTTCTAGAACCGGCCCATTTAAAAATTACAGAAATTCCCGGGCTAACCAAGCTGGTCAATGGTGAAATTCGCGTTTCTGATATTCAGGAAATCGATATTATTGATTTGTTAGGCCGTGATCCGGTACCTCCTGTGGCCGAGTTACTGGAAAAAAATATTAAGCATAAAGTCGTGATGGTCACTGGTGCTGGCGGATCGATCGGTTCAGAACTCTGCCGCCAGATTATCAAAAATCAGCCTGCTAAAATTGTGATTTACGAACTGACTGAATTCGCCCTCTATAGTATTGAAAAAGAGTTACGCCTCACCGCCAGCTGTGAAATTATTCCAATTTTGGGTTCAGTTTTAGAAGAAGCCAAACTGGAACGCGTCATCGAGCAGTATCAGGTACAAACGGTTTATCATGCTGCTGCCTATAAACATGTGCCACTGGTTGAGTGTAATCCGCTGGCAGGCTTAAAAAATAACGCCGTTGGAACTGCCTTTAGTGTGAATGCTGCGGTGAAGAAAGGCGTTGAAACCTTTGTGTTAATTTCAACCGATAAGGCCGTACGTCCGACCAACGTGATGGGGGCGACCAAGCGGATGGCCGAGCTATATTGTCAGGCCATGGCGGAAGCACAGGACCAGACCCAGATCAGTATTGTCCGTTTTGGTAATGTGCTGGGGTCTTCGGGCTCAGTGGTGCCATTATTTAAACAGCAGATTTCCAAAGGTGGCCCGATTACGGTCACTCACCCCGATGTCACCCGTTTCTTTATGACCATTCCCGAAGCCTCTCAACTGGTGATTCAGGCCGGTGCGCTGGGGCAGGGCGGAGATGTCTTCCTGCTGGATATGGGTGAGCCGGTACGGATTCAGGATCTGGCCCGTCAGATGATTGCCCTCAGTGGCCTGAAAGTGCGAGAAGCTGGCAGTCAGGCGGGCGATATTGAAATCCAGTACTCGGGTTTACGTCCTGGCGAAAAACTTTACGAAGAATTACTCATTGATGCTGATAATACCGAAGTGACACAACACAGCCGGATTTTACGTTCTTATGAAAAAATGTATCCTCTGGATGAATTGTTGCAGGTTTTTGAGCGTTTTAATGCGTTAACTGCCGTGCAATCGGATATTGATTGGGCATTAAGCCAGCTGGAGCACTATGTTGATGGTTATCAACGTGGTAAAGAAGTGAAAGTGAATTAA
- a CDS encoding DegT/DnrJ/EryC1/StrS family aminotransferase, which yields MLNTVFEPWPSFTQEEADAVSQVLLSNKVNYWTGQECREFEKEFARFADTRYAVALANGTVALDVALKALGIGAGDDVIVTSRTFLASASSIVTAGANPIFADVELDSQNISRRTIEAVITPNTKAIICVHLAGWMCDMDPIMQLAADRGLYVIEDCAQAHGAKYKGKSAGSIGHIGAWSFCQDKIMTTGGEGGMVTTNDEELWKKMWSYKDHGKNFDSIYNKQHPPGFRWLHDSFGTNWRMMEMQAVIGRIQLKKMPEWTRKRTENAKRILACFEDSPYFTVHTPDADYTHAWYKCYVQVHTEALPADWSRDRIMAEINALDVPCFSGSCSEVYLERAFDGTAWRPQERLKNAQQLGETSLMFLVHPTLTENNIQASEYSIRQVISRI from the coding sequence ATGTTAAATACTGTATTTGAACCATGGCCAAGTTTTACTCAGGAAGAAGCGGATGCAGTTTCTCAAGTTTTATTGTCGAATAAAGTCAACTACTGGACCGGACAGGAATGCCGTGAGTTTGAAAAAGAATTTGCCCGGTTTGCAGACACCCGGTATGCAGTGGCATTGGCCAATGGAACCGTGGCGCTCGATGTGGCTTTAAAAGCACTGGGTATCGGGGCAGGGGATGATGTCATTGTCACCTCACGTACCTTTCTGGCTTCAGCCAGTTCTATTGTGACCGCGGGAGCAAATCCAATTTTTGCAGATGTTGAACTGGATTCACAGAATATCTCGCGCCGTACCATTGAAGCAGTCATTACGCCGAATACCAAGGCTATCATTTGTGTCCATCTGGCCGGATGGATGTGTGACATGGACCCGATCATGCAACTGGCTGCCGATAGAGGCCTGTATGTGATTGAAGACTGTGCACAGGCGCACGGCGCGAAATATAAAGGCAAATCTGCCGGTTCAATCGGACATATCGGTGCCTGGTCTTTCTGTCAGGACAAGATCATGACCACAGGGGGTGAAGGCGGTATGGTCACCACCAATGATGAAGAGCTGTGGAAAAAAATGTGGTCCTATAAAGACCATGGCAAGAACTTTGACAGTATTTATAATAAACAACATCCGCCGGGTTTCCGCTGGCTGCATGATTCCTTTGGTACCAACTGGCGCATGATGGAAATGCAGGCGGTAATCGGTCGTATCCAGTTGAAAAAGATGCCGGAATGGACGCGCAAACGTACTGAAAATGCTAAAAGAATCTTGGCTTGTTTTGAAGATAGCCCTTATTTTACAGTACATACACCGGATGCTGACTATACGCATGCTTGGTATAAATGCTATGTGCAAGTCCATACAGAGGCTTTACCCGCAGACTGGTCACGTGACCGGATTATGGCAGAAATTAATGCTCTAGATGTACCATGTTTTAGTGGGTCTTGCTCAGAAGTGTATTTGGAGCGTGCATTTGATGGCACCGCATGGCGTCCTCAAGAGCGTCTCAAGAATGCCCAACAACTGGGTGAAACCAGCTTAATGTTTTTAGTTCATCCGACCTTAACAGAAAATAATATTCAGGCATCTGAGTACAGCATTCGTCAGGTGATTAGTCGTATATAA
- a CDS encoding glycosyltransferase family 4 protein encodes MKKFLIISSFLPSVLNFRGKLLEAIHQQGYKIHIIAPDLDSFAAEHEKLLGLGYCIHEVSMQRTGTNPVADLKTLGSMYTLIKKIKPDYVLSYTIKPVIYGTLAAWLAKVPNRYALVTGLGYAFQNVETQTKRSIFQKLVHGLYQQALSRSHKAFFQNPDDLKLFQDLKLLTVQTPTVVVNGSGVNVADFNVLPLPLTADQKIKISFLLIARLLGDKGVREYAEAAKIIKYKYPHVEFNLVGWIDENPSAISQQELDHWLASNTLNYWGKLSDVRPAIAESSVYVLPSYREGTPRTVLEAMAMGRAIITTDAPGCRETVTDGDNGFLVEVKSVESLVKAMEKLTLQPELIAKMGSRSREIALHKYDVHQVNAHMMQEMGLI; translated from the coding sequence ATGAAAAAATTCTTAATAATCTCCAGTTTTCTTCCATCAGTCTTAAACTTTCGTGGAAAGTTGCTCGAAGCGATCCACCAGCAAGGCTATAAAATCCATATTATTGCACCTGATTTGGATTCATTTGCTGCCGAGCATGAAAAGCTACTAGGTTTAGGTTATTGCATACATGAAGTTTCCATGCAACGCACAGGCACTAATCCGGTAGCAGACTTAAAAACCTTAGGAAGCATGTATACGCTCATAAAAAAAATCAAACCTGATTATGTTCTATCTTATACGATCAAGCCAGTGATCTATGGAACACTCGCCGCGTGGCTCGCAAAAGTACCGAATCGGTATGCCTTAGTTACAGGTTTAGGCTATGCATTTCAAAATGTAGAAACTCAGACTAAGCGTAGTATTTTCCAGAAACTGGTTCATGGTTTATATCAACAGGCATTGTCGCGCAGTCATAAGGCATTTTTCCAAAATCCGGATGACTTAAAACTTTTTCAGGACTTAAAGCTTTTAACCGTTCAAACGCCTACAGTGGTAGTGAACGGTTCTGGGGTTAATGTTGCCGACTTCAATGTATTGCCTTTGCCTCTAACTGCTGATCAAAAAATTAAAATATCCTTCTTGCTGATTGCACGTTTACTGGGAGATAAAGGTGTCCGTGAATATGCCGAAGCAGCAAAAATTATCAAATATAAATATCCGCATGTGGAATTTAATCTGGTGGGCTGGATTGATGAAAATCCTTCGGCCATTAGTCAGCAAGAATTGGATCACTGGCTGGCCAGTAACACATTAAACTACTGGGGGAAACTATCCGATGTTCGCCCTGCAATTGCAGAAAGCTCGGTGTATGTCTTACCGTCGTATCGAGAGGGCACACCCCGTACCGTTTTAGAGGCCATGGCAATGGGCCGGGCAATTATAACCACGGATGCACCAGGTTGTCGTGAAACTGTTACCGATGGCGATAACGGCTTTCTGGTTGAAGTAAAATCCGTGGAAAGTCTAGTAAAAGCAATGGAAAAACTGACTCTTCAGCCAGAGCTTATCGCTAAAATGGGAAGTCGCTCCCGAGAAATCGCACTTCATAAATACGATGTACATCAGGTAAACGCACATATGATGCAAGAAATGGGTTTGATCTAA